The Tenrec ecaudatus isolate mTenEca1 chromosome 14, mTenEca1.hap1, whole genome shotgun sequence genome contains a region encoding:
- the NFKBIA gene encoding NF-kappa-B inhibitor alpha has protein sequence MFQAAEHSPDWAMEGPRDALKKERLLDDRHDSGLDSMKDEEYEQMVKELREVCLEPQEVPRGAEPWKQQLTEDGDSFLHLAIIHEEKALTMEVIRQVKGDLAFLNFQNNLQQTPLHLAVITNQPEIARVLVGAGCDPELRDFRGNTPLHLACEQGSLASVGVLTQTCQTQHLHSILKAANYNGHTCLHLASIHGYLGIVELLVSLGADVNAQEPCNGRTALHLAVDLQNPDLVSLLLKCGADVNRVTYQGYSPYQLTWGRPSTRIQQQLGQLTPENLQRLPESEDEESYDTESEFTEDELPYDDCVLGGQRLAL, from the exons ATGTTTCAGGCCGCCGAGCACTCCCCGGACTGGGCCATGGAGGGGCCCCGGGACGCGCTGAAGAAGGAGCGGCTGCTGGACGACCGCCACGACAGCGGCCTGGACTCCATGAAGGACGAGGAGTACGAGCAGATGGTGAAGGAGCTGCGCGAGGTCTGCCTCGAGCCGCAGGAGGTGCCGCGCGGCGCCGAGCCCTGGAAGCAGCAGCTCACCGAGGACGGAGACTC GTTCCTGCACTTGGCCATCATCCATGAAGAGAAGGCACTGACCATGGAAGTGATCCGCCAAGTGAAGGGAGACTTGGCTTTCCTCAACTTCCAGAACAACCTGCAGCAG ACTCCACTGCACTTGGCTGTGATCACCAACCAGCCAGAAATTGCTCGGGTTCTTGTGGGAGCTGGCTGCGATCCTGAGCTGCGGGACTTTCGAGGAAATACCCCCCTACACCTTGCCTGTGAGCAGGGCAGCCTGGCCAGTGTGGGAGTCCTCACACAGACCTGCCAGACCCAGCACCTCcactccatcctgaaggctgccaaTTACAACG GTCACACGTGTCTGCACTTGGCCTCTATCCATGGCTATCTGGGCATCGTGGAGCTTTTGGTGTCTTTGGGTGCTGACGTCAATGCCCAG GAGCCCTGTAATGGCCGGACTGCCCTCCACCTTGCAGTGGACCTGCAGAATCCTGACCTGGTATCGCTCCTGCTGAAGTGTGGGGCGGACGTCAATCGGGTTACCTACCAGGGCTACTCTCCGTACCAGCTCACCTGGGGCCGCCCAAGTACCCGGATACAGCAACAACTGGGCCAGCTGACCCCAGAAAACCTGCAGAGGCTGCCAGAGAGCGAGGATGAGGAAAGCTATGACACAGAGTCGGAGTTCACAGAGGACGAG CTGCCCTATGATGACTGTGTCCTTGGAGGCCAACGCCTGGCATTATGA